In Vigna unguiculata cultivar IT97K-499-35 chromosome 3, ASM411807v1, whole genome shotgun sequence, a single genomic region encodes these proteins:
- the LOC114177290 gene encoding uncharacterized protein LOC114177290 has translation MFRSMSTRRGPGRYERLGKESVTTALLNESFKRSTSLPSWGSNPSRKMALGSTFGDFNLQRNPTKKGNNSEKKSHPLLSFLALRRKKKTTARPEFARYLEYLKEGGMWDLKSNKPVMHYV, from the coding sequence ATGTTTCGATCCATGAGTACTCGGAGAGGTCCTGGGAGGTACGAGAGATTGGGTAAAGAATCGGTTACCACTGCACTGTTGAACGAGAGCTTCAAGAGGAGCACGAGTTTGCCTTCATGGGGATCCAACCCTTCCAGAAAAATGGCTTTGGGTTCAACCTTTGGGGACTTCAATCTTCAGAGAAACCCCACAAAGAAGGGAAATAACAGTGAAAAGAAAAGTCACCCTCTTCTCAGTTTCTTGGCTCTTCgtaggaaaaagaaaacaacagcAAGGCCTGAATTTGCGAGGTATCTTGAATATCTCAAGGAAGGAGGCATGTGGGATTTAAAGTCCAATAAACCTGTCATGCATTACGTTTGA
- the LOC114179284 gene encoding uncharacterized protein LOC114179284, whose translation MFRSMSTRRGPGRYERLGKESVTTALLNEGFKRSTSLPSWGPNPSRKMALGSTFGAFNLQRNPTKKGNNSEKKSHPLLSFLALRRKKKTTARPEFARYLEYLKEGGMWDLKSNKPVMHYV comes from the coding sequence ATGTTTCGATCCATGAGTACTCGAAGAGGTCCAGGGAGGTACGAGAGATTAGGTAAAGAATCGGTTACCACTGCACTCTTGAACGAGGGTTTCAAGAGGAGCACGAGTTTGCCTTCTTGGGGACCCAACCCTTCAAGAAAAATGGCTTTGGGTTCCACCTTTGGGGCCTTCAATCTTCAGAGAAACCCCACAAAGAAGGGAAATAACAGTGAAAAGAAAAGTCACCCTCTTCTCAGTTTCTTGGCTCTTCgtaggaagaagaaaacaacagCAAGGCCTGAATTTGCGAGGTATCTTGAATATCTCAAGGAAGGAGGCATGTGGGATTTGAAGTCCAATAAACCTGTCATGCATTACGTTTGA
- the LOC114178064 gene encoding auxilin-like protein 1: protein MESLAHSRQPNKFPVTVSKKITGAAGGAGFPAETLYDHVYGGATRFAGGHSLSPRFEDYGEIFSSFHAPRASAIPVLDLPSLDDGEVFFDFRNVACDYSEIFRGFDGLDFWLSYEDLFHDSVSEEDDGDDAEEEEAWTPVETDSFSGDLDHFGFHEGMPNDDHFRSSDGITEFNVLYHKVNGTGNEDMSKGKSTISQLRAAPEFGQIFDETTHFHRTDPSLQVVDDVDLDMEFNASQARRNHREMVSLPVNFTSGEQVFGSDLDLRSGCCKNDSHSSETFITVSHISLRTLPSQVPPPSRPPPVLDAKQEYTGGFLSKKEGIDIEETLGDTSPPFLDVEVDTNSSAASIKEVMHRSEAKHRSAKELKERKKRLSESNADSRYDVKVNEAKTSVNITKFDSLNDKGVQRIGKKKISFTDERQKTGKAAPETLELLEGERLLNVFDETHIKESRSSQESDRSTGIGMWKEATEFFELVGTEEPGKVITPTKHSHTKKLVQDIRAHECGKEEREAFNVKAEYKKVGEVEGPQQEECKEKYKVGNGAHEQRKTIKKSKLSDEEFRQREHVKNEEMAEIFGLEKSEKARVVSLHGKTDQKVPKTDQPGCLKDMFETQRKEHKQVEIEKSEEVDRERLSEVQCRMKHMESEKKQKEDEQLLLSMKRHKQSQRMKENGKIQREASALGGVESEQRVKDSVKLEKFERSNEACTLDSHKENMTYKIEDEIILEATQIHKKKQLKETCQNEVGKSRKGSCTMEENHECLKDALEQVKNEKGLKRDFELEMNEKRSGVTFELGENEPCEKDQGKEKLNEICDGYRKGDRLKDMGEGIWLQNVLKQAPELQMNIGNETQRKKEIDCPSDLACDSEGTVDKSREYSVDKALEQTEGDGKGIHLNFAKETSEERNTESDDNLVSAHSSSIHEENICIKELCQDPIADQEIGKSVTACKIDEKKLEEVCSENLKDTGKKGAFEMSQGELEHSGKMTCTSTNVNVNEHSFNSEQACTKETKPAPQMEFDARNGVRTIDGWGERVKTKQHVNVSLNTEESRDRMSLSHANVCVDYGRNTVADEPATVQEAVNIKKSSERGHASNSTKSKDKSLDETSASIEKDAERIRRERELEEDRLRKIEEEMERERERQKDRMAVDRAVLEAERERERGKDRMAVDKATLEARDRTYTEARERAERAAFERATAEARQRVLAEARERLEKACAEARDKTYADKVAAEARLKAQRTAVERATVEARERAMEKVKVERAAFESRERLGRSVSDKFSVPSRNSGRQGSSSSDMLDPFCQNSSSSTHSRYPYSSVYGASSFTERSEREGESAQRCRARLERYRRTAERAAKALEEKNMRDLVAQKEQAERNRLAETLDIEVRRWSSGKEGNLRALLSTLQYILGPDSGWQPIPLTDVITSAAVKKAYRKATLCVHPDKLQQRGASIQHKYICEKVFDLLKEAWNKFNSEER from the exons ATGGAAAGCTTGGCGCATTCTCGCCAACCAAACAAGTTTCCCGTCACAGTTTCCAAGAAAATTACCGGCGCCGCAGGAGGCGCAGGTTTTCCGGCTGAAACTCTATACGACCACGTATACGGCGGCGCGACGAGGTTCGCCGGCGGCCACTCCCTCTCGCCACGCTTCGAGGACTACGGCGAGATTTTCTCCAGCTTCCACGCGCCGCGCGCCTCCGCCATTCCGGTGCTGGATCTTCCGTCGCTCGATGACGGCGAGGTCTTCTTCGACTTCCGAAACGTCGCGTGCGACTACTCCGAAATTTTCCGAGGCTTCGACGGCCTCGATTTTTGGCTCTCGTACGAGGACTTGTTTCACGACAGTGTCTCCGAAGAAGACGACGGTGATGAtgctgaagaagaagaagcatg GACGCCGGTGGAAACTGATTCATTTTCCGGAGACTTGGACCATTTTGGATTTCACGAAGGCATGCCAAATGATGATCATTTCCGGTCTTCTGATGGAATTACAGAGTTCAACGTTTTGTATCATAAGGTAAATGGTACAGGCAATGAAGATATGTCAAAGGGAAAAAGTACTATTAGTCAGTTGCGTGCTGCTCCTGAATTCGGTCAAATATTTGATGAAACCACGCACTTTCATAGGACGGATCCTTCCTTACAGGTTGTTGATGATGTTGACCTCGATATGGAATTTAATGCAAGCCAGGCAAGGAGAAACCATAGAGAAATGGTGTCACTTCCGGTTAATTTTACATCTGGTGAACAGGTTTTTGGTAGTGATCTTGATCTGCGCAGTGGATGCTGCAAAAATGATTCTCATTCCAGTGAAACATTCATAACTGTGTCTCACATTAGCCTCAGAACCCTACCCTCTCAAGTGCCGCCCCCTTCTCGGCCACCACCTGTATTGGATGCAAAACAGGAATACACTGGTGGTTTTCTTTCAAAGAAAGAGGGGATTGACATTGAAGAGACCCTTGGTGATACTTCGCCACCTTTCCTTGATGTGGAGGTTGATACAAATTCATCTGCTGCTTCTATCAAAGAAGTCATGCATAGATCTGAAGCAAAACATAGGAGTGCCAAGGAattgaaagagagaaagaagaggCTTTCCGAAAGCAATGCAGATTCAAGATATGATGTAAAGGTTAATGAAGCAAAGACAAGTGTGAATATAACTAAATTTGATAGTTTGAATGATAAAGGTGTGCAGAGAATCggcaaaaagaaaatttctttCACAGATGAAAGGCAGAAAACTGGGAAGGCTGCCCCAGAAACTCTGGAATTGTTAGAAGGGGAAAGACTTCTAAACGTGTTTGATGAAACGCATATCAAGGAGTCCAGGTCATCTCAAGAATCAGATAGAAGTACTGGAATTGGGATGTGGAAAGAAGCAactgaattttttgaattggtGGGAACAGAAGAGCCTGGAAAGGTAATTACGCCCACAAAACATAGCCATACTAAGAAACTGGTTCAAGATATCAGAGCGCATGAGTGTGGCAAGGAAGAAAGGGAAGCGTTCAACGTTAAAGCAGAATACAAAAAGGTTGGAGAAGTTGAAGGTCCTCAGCAAGAGGAATGCAAGGAGAAATACAAAGTAGGAAATGGGGCTCATGAACAGAGAAAAACCATTAAAAAATCTAAGTTATCTGATGAGGAGTTCAGGCAGAGAGAGCATGTGAAGAACGAGGAAATGGCCGAAATATTTGGGCTAGAAAAGAGTGAGAAGGCAAGAGTGGTCAGTCTACATGGAAAAACTGATCAGAAAGTACCTAAAACTGATCAACCAGGATGCTTAAAAGACATGTTCGAGACACAACGCAAGGAGCACAAACAAGTTGAGATTGAGAAATCAGAAGAGGTTGATAGAGAAAGGCTCAGTGAAGTACAGTGCAGAATGAAGCATATGGAAagtgagaaaaaacaaaaagaggaTGAACAACTACTACTGAGTATGAAAAGGCATAAACAGTCTCAGAGAATGAAAGAAAACGGAAAAATTCAAAGAGAAGCTTCTGCTCTTGGAGGTGTAGAGAGTGAGCAACGGGTGAAAGATTCTGTTAAGCTAGAAAAGTTCGAAAGATCAAATGAAGCCTGTACTCTGGATAGCCACAAGGAAAATATGACTTACAAAATAGAAGATGAAATTATCCTTGAAGCTACACAGATTCACAAGAAGAAGCAATTGAAGGAGACATGTCAAAATGAAGTTGGGAAAAGCCGCAAAGGTTCTTGTACAATGGAAGAAAATCATGAATGCTTAAAGGATGCTCTTGAGCAGGTAAAGAATGAAAAGGGACTTAAACGGGACTTTGAACTAGAAATGAACGAGAAAAGATCTGGAGTGACTTTTGAGCTAGGGGAAAATGAGCCTTGCGAAAAAGATCAAggtaaagagaaacttaatgaAATTTGTGATGGGTATAGAAAAGGAGATAGACTAAAAGATATGGGTGAAGGCATATGGCTTCAGAATGTTCTGAAACAAGCTCCAGAACTACAAATGAATATTGGAAATGAGACtcagagaaagaaagaaatcgATTGCCCATCAGACCTAGCATGTGACAGCGAAGGAACTGTGGATAAATCACGTGAATACAGTGTGGATAAAGCTTTGGAACAAACAGAAGGTGATGGGAAAGGGATTCACTTGAATTTTGCAAAAGAAACCAGTGAGGAACGGAATACAGAGAGTGATGACAATCTTGTGTCTGCTCACTCATCGTCCATTCATGAAGAAAATATTTGCATAAAGGAGCTATGTCAAGACCCTATAGCTGACCAAGAAATTGGAAAGAGTGTCACTGCCTGCAAGATTGATGAAAAGAAATTGGAAGAGGTATGTTCGGAAAATCTGAAGGATACTGGGAAAAAAGGGGCTTTTGAAATGTCCCAAGGAGAACTAGAGCATTCAGGAAAGATGACTTGCACTAGTACAAATGTCAATGTCAACGAGCATAGTTTTAACAGTGAACAGGCATGCACAAAGGAAACTAAGCCAGCCCCTCAAATGGAATTTGATGCACGGAATGGAGTGAGGACAATTGATGGATGGGGTGAGAGAGTAAAGACTAAACAACATGTGAATGTTTCACTAAACACTGAAGAGAGCCGGGACCGAATGTCATTAAGCCATGCTAACGTGTGTGTTGATTATGGAAGGAACACAGTAGCTGATGAACCTGCTACAGTACAAGAAGCGGTAAATATCAAGAAGTCTTCTGAAAGAggtcatgcatcaaattccACCAAAAGCAAAGATAAAAGTCTTGATGAAACTTCTGCTTCAATAGAGAAAGATGCTGAGAGgataagaagagaaagagagttGGAAGAAGATCGTTTGAGAAAGATAGAAGAGGAGATGGAGAGAGAAAGGGAAAGACAGAAAGACAGAATGGCTGTTGACAGAGCAGTGCTGGAGGCTGAAAGGGAAAGGGAAAGAGGAAAGGATCGGATGGCAGTTGATAAAGCAACTTTGGAGGCTCGTGATAGAACATATACTGAAGCTCGGGAGAGAGCAGAAAGGGCTGCCTTTGAGAGAGCAACTGCGGAAGCTCGACAGAGAGTACTGGCTGAAGCCAGAGAAAGACTTGAAAAGGCATGCGCTGAGGCTAGGGACAAAACATATGCTGATAAGGTTGCTGCAGAAGCCAGATTGAAAGCACAGCGAACTGCCGTAGAAAGAGCAACTGTTGAGGCTCGAGAGCGTGCAATGGAAAAAGTAAAGGTTGAGAGAGCGGCATTTGAGTCCAGAGAACGATTAGGGAGGTCTGTCTCTGACAAATTTAGCGTTCCTTCCAGAAACAGCGGAAGACAGGGCTCTTCATCCTCA GATATGCTGGATCCATTTTGTCAGAACTCTAGTTCCTCCACTCATTCCAGATATCCGTACTCCTCAGTTTATGGTG CTTCCTCTTTTACTGAAAGATCAGAACGAGAAGGTGAATCAGCTCAGAGGTGTAGGGCTAGACTGGAGAGGTATCGCCGAACAGCTGAACGTGCA GCAAAAGCTTTGGAAGAAAAGAACATGCGCGACCTTGTAGCTCAGAAGGAGCAAGCTGAGAGAAAT AGATTAGCAGAAACCCTGGATATTGAAGTCAGGAGGTGGTCAAGTGGAAAAGAAGGAAATTTGCGTGCATTGCTTTCAACCTTGCAATAT ATTCTTGGGCCTGATAGTGGGTGGCAGCCAATCCCACTGACGGACGTTATAACTTCTGCTGCTGTCAAGAAAGCTTACAGAAAGGCCACCCTTTGTGTCCATCCCGACAAATTACAGCAACGTGGAGCAAGTATTCAACACAAATACATATGTGAAAAAGTCTTTGATCTCCTAAAG GAAGCTTGGAACAAATTCAACTCAGAAGAGCGATAG